One genomic window of Bos taurus isolate L1 Dominette 01449 registration number 42190680 breed Hereford chromosome Y, ARS-UCD2.0, whole genome shotgun sequence includes the following:
- the LOC132344520 gene encoding melanoma antigen preferentially expressed in tumors-like isoform X1 — MWPKLPQRTYLQDWFRSRCFRMGVWAPPRRLLELAGQSLLQNEALAVAALEELPVELFPPLFTAAFAGRHTHAVKAMVQAWPFACLPLGALMKDHEPHLETFQAALDGLDLLLAEEVRPRRWKLQVLDLRRNAHQDFWTLWCGIKASVCSLLEPEPAQPMQKARRVEAQAGLKPARAPVEVLVDLCLKEDTLDETLSYLLKKAKQRRSLLHLRCQKLRIFTVPVQSIRKILKLVQLDSIQDLEVNCTWKLATLGRFLPHLGRMGNLRRLLLSRVRLLPHTAPAREAHCVRQLTAQFLNLPHLQELSLDSISFLEGRLHQVLRCLKTPLETLCISNCLISESDLTYLSQCPSVSLLKDLGLSGVNLTSLSLEPLQVLIERTSATLQDLDLDECGIVDSQFSALLPSLSRCSQLTTFRFCGNPISMSVLESLLQHTVGLSKLSLVLYPAPLESYEDVRGTLHPGLLAQLHARLRQLVRTSGRASTVWFSSNTCPHCGDEIFYGIWPILCPCYMPA, encoded by the exons ATGTGGCCCAAACTCCCCCAACGAACGTACCTTCAG GACTGGTTCCGGAGTAGGTGCTTCAGGATGGGCGTCTGGGCGCCCCCCCGCCGACTCCTGGAGCTGGCCGGCCAGAGCCTGCTGCAGAACGAGGCCTTGGCCGTCGCGGCCCTGGAGGAGCTGCCCGTGGAGCTCTTCCCTCCGCTGTTTACGGCGGCCTTTGCCGGGAGGCACACCCATGCCGTGAAGGCGATGGTGCAGGCCTGGCCCTTTGCCTGCCTCCCTCTGGGCGCCCTGATGAAGGACCACGAGCCTCATCTGGAGACCTTCCAGGCTGCACTCGACGGCCTGGACCTCCTGCTTGCTGAGGAGGTCCGCCCCAG GCGGTGGAAGCTGCAGGTGCTGGACTTGCGCCGCAACGCCCACCAGGACTTCTGGACCCTGTGGTGTGGCATCAAGGCCAGCGTGTGCTCGCTGCTGGAGCCCGAGCCGGCCCAGCCCATGCAGAAGGCGCGCAGGGTGGAGGCGCAGGCGGGGCTGAAGCCGGCGCGGGCCCCTGTGGAGGTGCTGGTCGACCTGTGCCTCAAGGAGGACACGCTGGACGAGACCCTCAGCTACCTGTTGAAGAAGGCCAAGCAGAGGAGGAGCCTGCTGCACCTGCGCTGCCAGAAGCTGAGAATCTTCACCGTCCCCGTGCAGagcatcaggaagatcctgaaGCTGGTGCAGCTGGACTCCATCCAGGACCTGGAGGTGAACTGCACCTGGAAGCTGGCCACGCTGGGCAGGTTCCTGCCGCACCTGGGCCGGATGGGCAACCTGCGCCGGCTGCTGCTGTCGCGCGTGCGCCTGTTGCCGCACACCGCCCCCGCCCGGGAGGCGCACTGCGTCCGCCAGCTCACCGCCCAGTTCCTGAACCTGCCCCACCTGCAGGAGCTCTCCCTGGACTCCATCTCCTTCCTCGAGGGCCGCCTGCACCAGGTGCTCAG GTGCCTGAAGACCCCTCTGGAGACCCTGTGCATCAGCAACTGCCTGATTTCGGAGTCAGACCTGACGTACCTGTCGCAGTGCCCAAGCGTCAGCCTCCTGAAGGACCTGGGGCTCAGCGGGGTCAACCTGACCAGCCTCAGCCTGGAGCCCCTGCAGGTCCTGATCGAGAGGACCTCGGCCACCCTGCAGGACCTGGACCTGGACGAGTGCGGCATCGTGGACTCCCAGTTCAgcgccctcctgccctccctgagcCGCTGCTCCCAGCTCACCACCTTCCGCTTCTGCGGCAACCCCATCTCCATGTCCGTGCTGGAGAGCCTGCTGCAGCACACCGTGGGGCTGAGCAAGCTGAGTCTGGTGCTGTACCCCGCACCCCTGGAGAGCTATGAGGATGTGCGCGGCACCCTGCACCCGGGCCTCCTGGCTCAGCTGCACGCCCGGCTCAGGCAGCTGGTGCGCACGTCTGGGCGGGCCAGCACGGTCTGGTTCAGCTCCAACACCTGTCCCCACTGCGGTGACGAGATCTTCTACGGCATCTGGCCCATCCTGTGCCCCTGCTACATGCCCGCCTAG
- the LOC132344520 gene encoding melanoma antigen preferentially expressed in tumors-like isoform X2, translating to MGVWAPPRRLLELAGQSLLQNEALAVAALEELPVELFPPLFTAAFAGRHTHAVKAMVQAWPFACLPLGALMKDHEPHLETFQAALDGLDLLLAEEVRPRRWKLQVLDLRRNAHQDFWTLWCGIKASVCSLLEPEPAQPMQKARRVEAQAGLKPARAPVEVLVDLCLKEDTLDETLSYLLKKAKQRRSLLHLRCQKLRIFTVPVQSIRKILKLVQLDSIQDLEVNCTWKLATLGRFLPHLGRMGNLRRLLLSRVRLLPHTAPAREAHCVRQLTAQFLNLPHLQELSLDSISFLEGRLHQVLRCLKTPLETLCISNCLISESDLTYLSQCPSVSLLKDLGLSGVNLTSLSLEPLQVLIERTSATLQDLDLDECGIVDSQFSALLPSLSRCSQLTTFRFCGNPISMSVLESLLQHTVGLSKLSLVLYPAPLESYEDVRGTLHPGLLAQLHARLRQLVRTSGRASTVWFSSNTCPHCGDEIFYGIWPILCPCYMPA from the exons ATGGGCGTCTGGGCGCCCCCCCGCCGACTCCTGGAGCTGGCCGGCCAGAGCCTGCTGCAGAACGAGGCCTTGGCCGTCGCGGCCCTGGAGGAGCTGCCCGTGGAGCTCTTCCCTCCGCTGTTTACGGCGGCCTTTGCCGGGAGGCACACCCATGCCGTGAAGGCGATGGTGCAGGCCTGGCCCTTTGCCTGCCTCCCTCTGGGCGCCCTGATGAAGGACCACGAGCCTCATCTGGAGACCTTCCAGGCTGCACTCGACGGCCTGGACCTCCTGCTTGCTGAGGAGGTCCGCCCCAG GCGGTGGAAGCTGCAGGTGCTGGACTTGCGCCGCAACGCCCACCAGGACTTCTGGACCCTGTGGTGTGGCATCAAGGCCAGCGTGTGCTCGCTGCTGGAGCCCGAGCCGGCCCAGCCCATGCAGAAGGCGCGCAGGGTGGAGGCGCAGGCGGGGCTGAAGCCGGCGCGGGCCCCTGTGGAGGTGCTGGTCGACCTGTGCCTCAAGGAGGACACGCTGGACGAGACCCTCAGCTACCTGTTGAAGAAGGCCAAGCAGAGGAGGAGCCTGCTGCACCTGCGCTGCCAGAAGCTGAGAATCTTCACCGTCCCCGTGCAGagcatcaggaagatcctgaaGCTGGTGCAGCTGGACTCCATCCAGGACCTGGAGGTGAACTGCACCTGGAAGCTGGCCACGCTGGGCAGGTTCCTGCCGCACCTGGGCCGGATGGGCAACCTGCGCCGGCTGCTGCTGTCGCGCGTGCGCCTGTTGCCGCACACCGCCCCCGCCCGGGAGGCGCACTGCGTCCGCCAGCTCACCGCCCAGTTCCTGAACCTGCCCCACCTGCAGGAGCTCTCCCTGGACTCCATCTCCTTCCTCGAGGGCCGCCTGCACCAGGTGCTCAG GTGCCTGAAGACCCCTCTGGAGACCCTGTGCATCAGCAACTGCCTGATTTCGGAGTCAGACCTGACGTACCTGTCGCAGTGCCCAAGCGTCAGCCTCCTGAAGGACCTGGGGCTCAGCGGGGTCAACCTGACCAGCCTCAGCCTGGAGCCCCTGCAGGTCCTGATCGAGAGGACCTCGGCCACCCTGCAGGACCTGGACCTGGACGAGTGCGGCATCGTGGACTCCCAGTTCAgcgccctcctgccctccctgagcCGCTGCTCCCAGCTCACCACCTTCCGCTTCTGCGGCAACCCCATCTCCATGTCCGTGCTGGAGAGCCTGCTGCAGCACACCGTGGGGCTGAGCAAGCTGAGTCTGGTGCTGTACCCCGCACCCCTGGAGAGCTATGAGGATGTGCGCGGCACCCTGCACCCGGGCCTCCTGGCTCAGCTGCACGCCCGGCTCAGGCAGCTGGTGCGCACGTCTGGGCGGGCCAGCACGGTCTGGTTCAGCTCCAACACCTGTCCCCACTGCGGTGACGAGATCTTCTACGGCATCTGGCCCATCCTGTGCCCCTGCTACATGCCCGCCTAG